A single genomic interval of Gouania willdenowi chromosome 10, fGouWil2.1, whole genome shotgun sequence harbors:
- the LOC114470602 gene encoding zinc finger protein with KRAB and SCAN domains 3 isoform X2 — MMEESVSAFETHLTAVMDSLIRASVCEITKLFQETVNDYLVELSLNRKENEALKLRLRLTENKLRTERKYGMGWAANRRNAGPVEGEPGGRLKRKMDTGSKIKSKKVPSAAFGDVWEEEGGRGGGSGNSCGGGGDEGSEEATDMASSKHSGRGGGKESREICLTQFPLDDDDDDDDDRGGMEGDEEEEEDSLSGVRVETASIKVEFTQSGGYQPASLQLIKDALKMELPNHNLRSCSRTKSEGQTEVENFTVGAADVVQGGMSVEELRGLESALRAERGREQTVGGASQPDSPEPEVVRGSDISLLPKYIGLDGMEQDGEQGSQREKQLKHSSEKAGLMDGLDMRIGWTKKLRDAHTAGDDVREAEHVAHLSAPGSAGESGGEEEAGGDLLHFCPQCGGAFSSEAELEDHPCPLGGAHLQSSGGECGSYPCAHCGNNFSHAWALKNHECACTAERPHCCEICGKRFTHSRSLERHHLVHTGERPHRCQQCGRSFSRLGNLERHQRIHTGERPYGCEACGKRFSRVEYLRRHQLIHSSEKVTLQCSNCGAGFSEVEQLKNHHCF, encoded by the exons ATGATGGAGGAATCCGTGTCCGCCTTTGAAACACACCTGACCGCCGTCATGGACAGCCTGATCCGAGCGTCCGTCTGTGAGATCACCAAACTGTTCCAGGAGACGGTGAACGACTACCTGGTGGAGCTGTCCCTCAACAGGAAGGAGAACGAGGCTCTGAAGCTGCGGCTCAGGCTCACTGAGAACAAGCTTAGGACAGAACGCAAGTACGGGATGGGCTGGGCGGCCAATCGGCGCAACGCTGGACCAGTGGAGGGTGAACCCGGGGGGCGTCTGAAGAGAAAGATGGACACGGGCAGTA AAATCAAGTCAAAAAAAGTCCCTTCAGCAGCCTTTGGAGATGTGTGGGAGgaagaaggaggaagaggaggaggcagTGGCAACAGCTGCGGAGGAGGAGGGGATGAAGGAAGTGAAGAAGCTACAGATATGGCATCATCGAAACATagtggaagaggaggagggaagGAGTCCAGAGAGATCTGTCTCACACAGTTCCCtctggatgatgatgatgatgatgatgatgatagagGAGGAATGGAGGgagatgaggaggaagaggaggacagCCTGAGCGGTGTGAGGGTGGAGACAGCCAGCATCAAAGTGGAG TTTACACAGAGCGGGGGCTATCAACCTGCTTCTCTGCAGCTGATCAAGGATGCTTTAAAGATGGAGCTGCCCAACCACAATCTTCGTTCGTGCTCCAGAACCAAAAGTGAAG GAcagacagaggtggagaacTTCACCGTGGGAGCTGCAGACGTGGTCCAAGGAGGAATGAGCGTGGAGGAGCTGAGGGGTCTGGAGTCTGCTCTCAGGGCTGAGCGAGGCCGTGAGCAGactgtgggaggagcttcacaGCCTGACAGCCCTGAACCAGAGGTGGTGCGAGGGAGTGACATCAGCCTGCTCCCCAAGTACATTGGTCTGGATGGGATGGAGCAGGATGGGGAGCAGGGGTCTCAGAGAGAGAAGCAGCTCAAACACAGCAGTGAGAAGGCGGGGCTTATGGATGGATTAGACATGAGAATAGGATGGACCAAGAAGCTGAGAGACGCTCACACAGCTGGAGATGATGTGAGGGAGGCGGAGCATGTGGCTCACCTGTCTGCTCCAGGTAGTGCTGGGGAGAgtgggggggaggaggaggcTGGGGGAGACCTGCTCCACTTCTGTCCTCAGTGCGGGGGAGCCTTCTCATCAGAGGCGGAGCTAGAGGACCACCCCTGCCCACTGGGGGGCGCCCACCTGCAGAGCAGCGGCGGCGAGTGCGGCTCGTACCCATGCGCGCACTGCGGTAACAACTTCAGCCACGCCTGGGCGTTGAAGAACCACGAGTGCGCATGCACCGCCGAGCGACCGCATTGCTGCGAGATCTGCGGGAAGCGTTTCACGCATTCCCGCTCCCTGGAGCGCCACCACCTGGTCCACACCGGGGAGCGGCCCCACCGCTGCCAGCAGTGCGGGCGCAGCTTCAGCCGCCTCGGGAACCTGGAGCGCCACCAGCGGATCCACACCGGAGAGCGACCGTACGGCTGCGAGGCGTGCGGGAAACGCTTCAGCCGCGTGGAGTACCTGAGGAGACACCAGCTGATACACAGCAGTGAGAAGGTGACGCTGCAGTGCTCCAACTGTGGGGCGGGCTTTAGTGAGGTGGAGCAACTCAAGAACCATCACTGCTTTTAG
- the LOC114470602 gene encoding zinc finger protein 497 isoform X1, whose product MMEESVSAFETHLTAVMDSLIRASVCEITKLFQETVNDYLVELSLNRKENEALKLRLRLTENKLRTERKYGMGWAANRRNAGPVEGEPGGRLKRKMDTGSKIKSKKVPSAAFGDVWEEEGGRGGGSGNSCGGGGDEGSEEATDMASSKHSGRGGGKESREICLTQFPLDDDDDDDDDRGGMEGDEEEEEDSLSGVRVETASIKVEFTQSGGYQPASLQLIKDALKMELPNHNLRSCSRTKSEVTLTECPLTLHPGQTEVENFTVGAADVVQGGMSVEELRGLESALRAERGREQTVGGASQPDSPEPEVVRGSDISLLPKYIGLDGMEQDGEQGSQREKQLKHSSEKAGLMDGLDMRIGWTKKLRDAHTAGDDVREAEHVAHLSAPGSAGESGGEEEAGGDLLHFCPQCGGAFSSEAELEDHPCPLGGAHLQSSGGECGSYPCAHCGNNFSHAWALKNHECACTAERPHCCEICGKRFTHSRSLERHHLVHTGERPHRCQQCGRSFSRLGNLERHQRIHTGERPYGCEACGKRFSRVEYLRRHQLIHSSEKVTLQCSNCGAGFSEVEQLKNHHCF is encoded by the exons ATGATGGAGGAATCCGTGTCCGCCTTTGAAACACACCTGACCGCCGTCATGGACAGCCTGATCCGAGCGTCCGTCTGTGAGATCACCAAACTGTTCCAGGAGACGGTGAACGACTACCTGGTGGAGCTGTCCCTCAACAGGAAGGAGAACGAGGCTCTGAAGCTGCGGCTCAGGCTCACTGAGAACAAGCTTAGGACAGAACGCAAGTACGGGATGGGCTGGGCGGCCAATCGGCGCAACGCTGGACCAGTGGAGGGTGAACCCGGGGGGCGTCTGAAGAGAAAGATGGACACGGGCAGTA AAATCAAGTCAAAAAAAGTCCCTTCAGCAGCCTTTGGAGATGTGTGGGAGgaagaaggaggaagaggaggaggcagTGGCAACAGCTGCGGAGGAGGAGGGGATGAAGGAAGTGAAGAAGCTACAGATATGGCATCATCGAAACATagtggaagaggaggagggaagGAGTCCAGAGAGATCTGTCTCACACAGTTCCCtctggatgatgatgatgatgatgatgatgatagagGAGGAATGGAGGgagatgaggaggaagaggaggacagCCTGAGCGGTGTGAGGGTGGAGACAGCCAGCATCAAAGTGGAG TTTACACAGAGCGGGGGCTATCAACCTGCTTCTCTGCAGCTGATCAAGGATGCTTTAAAGATGGAGCTGCCCAACCACAATCTTCGTTCGTGCTCCAGAACCAAAAGTGAAG TAACCCTGACGGAGTGTCCTCTGACTCTTCATCCAGGAcagacagaggtggagaacTTCACCGTGGGAGCTGCAGACGTGGTCCAAGGAGGAATGAGCGTGGAGGAGCTGAGGGGTCTGGAGTCTGCTCTCAGGGCTGAGCGAGGCCGTGAGCAGactgtgggaggagcttcacaGCCTGACAGCCCTGAACCAGAGGTGGTGCGAGGGAGTGACATCAGCCTGCTCCCCAAGTACATTGGTCTGGATGGGATGGAGCAGGATGGGGAGCAGGGGTCTCAGAGAGAGAAGCAGCTCAAACACAGCAGTGAGAAGGCGGGGCTTATGGATGGATTAGACATGAGAATAGGATGGACCAAGAAGCTGAGAGACGCTCACACAGCTGGAGATGATGTGAGGGAGGCGGAGCATGTGGCTCACCTGTCTGCTCCAGGTAGTGCTGGGGAGAgtgggggggaggaggaggcTGGGGGAGACCTGCTCCACTTCTGTCCTCAGTGCGGGGGAGCCTTCTCATCAGAGGCGGAGCTAGAGGACCACCCCTGCCCACTGGGGGGCGCCCACCTGCAGAGCAGCGGCGGCGAGTGCGGCTCGTACCCATGCGCGCACTGCGGTAACAACTTCAGCCACGCCTGGGCGTTGAAGAACCACGAGTGCGCATGCACCGCCGAGCGACCGCATTGCTGCGAGATCTGCGGGAAGCGTTTCACGCATTCCCGCTCCCTGGAGCGCCACCACCTGGTCCACACCGGGGAGCGGCCCCACCGCTGCCAGCAGTGCGGGCGCAGCTTCAGCCGCCTCGGGAACCTGGAGCGCCACCAGCGGATCCACACCGGAGAGCGACCGTACGGCTGCGAGGCGTGCGGGAAACGCTTCAGCCGCGTGGAGTACCTGAGGAGACACCAGCTGATACACAGCAGTGAGAAGGTGACGCTGCAGTGCTCCAACTGTGGGGCGGGCTTTAGTGAGGTGGAGCAACTCAAGAACCATCACTGCTTTTAG
- the mif gene encoding macrophage migration inhibitory factor, which yields MPIFVVNTNVAKDDVPAALLSEATQKLASAMGKPAQYIAVHVNADQMMMFGGNGDPCALCSLHSIGKISGAHNKEYSKILCGLLGKHLSISPDRIYINFVDMDAANVGWSNSTFG from the exons ATGCCGATTTTCGTAGTAAATACCAACGTGGCCAAAGACGACGTACCTGCTGCTCTCCTGTCTGAGGCTACACAGAAACTCGCTAGTGCTATGGGCAAACCTGCTCAG TACATTGCTGTGCACGTCAACGCTGATCAGATGATGATGTTTGGAGGAAACGGGGATCCGTGTGCTCTGTGCTCCCTGCACAGCATTGGAAAAATCAGTGGTGCACACAACAAGGAGTACTCCAAAATCCTCTGTGGGCTCCTCGGCAAACATCTCAGCATCTCCCCTGACAG gatTTACATTAACTTTGTGGACATGGACGCAGCGAATGTGGGATGGAGCAATTCAACCTTTGGCTGA